The following are encoded in a window of Arthrobacter woluwensis genomic DNA:
- a CDS encoding amidohydrolase — MTADLVLLGTIRTADRSRPLAGALAVRDGRIAAVGTPEEVLAAAGPDAEVRELGSSVLYPGFVDVHNHHALAGRAELFELVLEPSLGLEEILDRVREKADGLPEDAWIVGGVIASTLLTSLATTATRRRLDEAAGGRPVMLAEDSRHNRWASSRALELAGITPETIPAEGETLLDPVDGTPSGVLLEAAGIPVQEAYDGAGGLSAEQHRAASRRGVELLNSYGVTAFQDAGASLQILEALADLDRAGELNAWAVSSLLINDPIFGFDPVGVELIERGEEFRTGHHRPDFVKIFLDGVPPARTAAFLEPYVPDAAHGAHFHGSTTMTAEELHGWLRDVAGRGLGAKIHCTGDGSARLVLDAAERLRAEDVELPLQIAHGQFLAASDMPRLAALGVSADISPFLWFPGVIPMALSEVLGERAEHSQPNRTLLDTGALVAGGSDWPVSESPNPLEGIQGLVTRADPLGRAPGVLWPEQAIGPEEALEVFTVNAARAMGLGDETGSLEVGKSADFVILDADFVVGDPERIIDTQVQETWFAGRRVY; from the coding sequence ATGACCGCAGATCTCGTCCTGCTCGGGACCATCAGGACCGCGGACCGCTCCCGGCCGCTCGCCGGGGCGCTCGCCGTCCGAGACGGGCGGATCGCCGCCGTCGGCACGCCCGAGGAGGTGCTGGCCGCCGCCGGACCCGACGCGGAGGTGCGGGAGCTGGGGAGCTCGGTGCTCTACCCCGGCTTCGTCGATGTGCACAACCATCACGCGCTCGCGGGGCGGGCGGAGCTGTTCGAGCTGGTCCTGGAGCCTTCGCTGGGCCTCGAGGAGATCCTCGACCGCGTCCGCGAGAAGGCGGACGGACTGCCGGAGGACGCATGGATCGTCGGCGGCGTGATCGCCTCGACGCTGCTCACCTCGCTCGCGACCACCGCCACCCGGCGCCGCCTCGACGAGGCCGCCGGCGGCCGTCCCGTGATGCTCGCCGAGGACTCCCGGCACAACCGCTGGGCCAGCAGCCGCGCGCTCGAACTCGCCGGGATCACTCCGGAGACGATCCCCGCAGAGGGCGAGACACTGCTCGACCCGGTGGACGGCACCCCCAGCGGCGTGCTGCTGGAAGCGGCCGGGATCCCGGTGCAGGAGGCGTACGACGGCGCCGGGGGACTGAGCGCGGAACAGCACCGGGCGGCCTCCCGCCGCGGTGTCGAGCTGCTGAACTCCTACGGCGTCACCGCGTTCCAGGACGCCGGCGCCTCCCTGCAGATCCTCGAGGCCCTCGCGGACCTGGACCGTGCGGGGGAGCTCAACGCGTGGGCGGTGAGTTCGCTCCTGATCAACGACCCGATCTTCGGTTTCGACCCCGTCGGGGTGGAGCTCATCGAGCGCGGCGAGGAGTTCCGCACCGGGCACCACCGCCCGGACTTCGTGAAGATCTTCCTCGACGGCGTCCCTCCGGCCCGTACGGCCGCGTTCCTGGAGCCCTACGTGCCGGATGCCGCCCATGGCGCGCACTTCCACGGTTCCACCACCATGACCGCGGAGGAGCTGCACGGCTGGCTGCGCGACGTCGCGGGCCGGGGCCTCGGCGCGAAGATCCACTGCACGGGGGACGGCTCCGCCCGGCTCGTGCTGGACGCCGCCGAGCGGCTCCGCGCGGAAGACGTCGAACTGCCCCTGCAGATCGCGCACGGGCAGTTCCTCGCCGCTTCCGACATGCCGCGCCTCGCGGCCCTGGGCGTCTCGGCGGACATCTCGCCGTTCCTGTGGTTCCCGGGGGTCATCCCGATGGCGCTGTCGGAGGTGCTCGGGGAACGCGCCGAGCACTCCCAGCCCAATCGGACGCTGCTGGACACGGGTGCGCTCGTGGCGGGCGGCTCGGACTGGCCGGTCAGCGAGTCCCCGAACCCGCTGGAGGGCATTCAGGGCCTTGTGACCCGCGCCGATCCGCTCGGACGCGCCCCCGGGGTGCTGTGGCCGGAGCAGGCGATCGGACCGGAGGAAGCCCTGGAGGTGTTCACGGTCAACGCGGCCCGCGCCATGGGCCTCGGGGACGAGACGGGGTCGCTCGAAGTGGGGAAGTCCGCGGACTTCGTCATCCTCGACGCGGATTTCGTGGTGGGTGACCCGGAACGGATCATCGACACCCAGGTCCAGGAGACCTGGTTCGCCGGGCGCCGCGTGTACTGA
- a CDS encoding ABC transporter ATP-binding protein codes for MTTLTLDGVAVSRGAGPVISGVSFTVKAGEVLALVGPNGAGKTSLIESISGVVANSAGSISLGGRRIDKLSRVQRARQGIVHVEQGRAVFPSLTVRENLSLTARTPQALAEALENFPELEKRIDSPSGLLSGGEQQMVVLARAFAAKPSFLLIDEMSLGLAPVVFTRLFPIVAKIAATGVGVVLVEQFTELALGLAEQAVVVAGGAVSYSGPAARLQDDPEVLHRAYLG; via the coding sequence ATGACCACTCTCACCCTCGACGGCGTCGCGGTCAGCCGCGGCGCCGGCCCCGTGATCTCCGGGGTCAGCTTCACCGTGAAAGCCGGCGAGGTGCTCGCCCTGGTGGGCCCGAACGGCGCCGGCAAGACGAGCCTGATCGAATCGATCTCCGGGGTCGTCGCGAACTCCGCCGGATCGATCAGCCTCGGAGGCCGGCGGATCGACAAGCTCTCCCGGGTGCAACGGGCGCGCCAGGGGATCGTGCACGTCGAGCAGGGCCGGGCGGTGTTCCCCTCGCTCACCGTGCGGGAGAACCTCTCGCTGACGGCCCGCACCCCGCAGGCCCTGGCGGAGGCGCTCGAGAACTTCCCGGAGCTGGAGAAGCGGATCGACTCCCCGAGCGGTCTCCTCTCCGGTGGCGAGCAGCAGATGGTGGTGCTCGCGCGGGCCTTCGCCGCGAAGCCGTCCTTCCTGCTCATCGACGAGATGTCCCTCGGCCTCGCACCCGTGGTGTTCACCCGGCTCTTCCCGATCGTGGCGAAGATCGCCGCTACCGGGGTCGGGGTGGTGCTCGTGGAGCAGTTCACCGAGCTGGCCCTGGGGCTCGCGGAACAGGCCGTCGTCGTCGCGGGCGGGGCCGTCAGCTACAGCGGGCCCGCCGCCCGACTCCAGGACGACCCGGAGGTGCTGCACCGTGCGTACCTCGGCTGA
- a CDS encoding GMC family oxidoreductase, which yields MSSAIVVGGGSAGAVVARRLHDAGVVTTLLEAGGEDLNPAIHDPSRAGELWHGPEDWARHTVPQEHAAGRRLHLPRGKVLGGSHALNAMIWVRCAPSDYDGWEAAGCTGWGWDTVRPVYEAIENDLLPVTDDYPLTPIQESILTAYGQEGVPRNPDYNAGALDGASQEQITARDGRRVNTWMAYLKPVRDAVDIRTGAHVHSVVLEDGRAVGVRYRDADGEHELRADTVVLAAGALESPAILLRSGIGPAEELGELGIDVAVDSPQVGRNLHDHLLSPVIFTTTARGVEPPQPGVSVTQTHAFWRSLPDLPEPDTQPIHFSVPMFSDELPATAEHGFSLMAGIVRPRSRGALRITGPDLDDPLEIDLGALQDPEDVRSLAASVRQMRRVGRQAALAGEWGAVELYPGPEVADEEVEDYVRRTAITYHHQVGTCRMGSDAEAVVDARLRVRGVGGLRVIDASVMPTITTGNTNAPAVMIGERGAALLLEDLRAAQLQG from the coding sequence ATGAGCAGCGCGATCGTCGTGGGCGGCGGCTCGGCAGGCGCCGTCGTCGCCCGCAGATTGCACGACGCCGGCGTCGTCACCACCCTGTTGGAGGCCGGCGGGGAGGACCTCAACCCGGCGATCCACGACCCCTCCCGCGCCGGGGAGCTCTGGCACGGCCCGGAGGACTGGGCCCGGCACACGGTGCCGCAGGAGCATGCGGCCGGTCGCCGGCTGCACCTCCCGCGGGGCAAGGTGCTCGGCGGTTCGCACGCCCTGAACGCCATGATCTGGGTGCGCTGCGCACCGAGCGACTACGACGGCTGGGAGGCCGCGGGCTGCACCGGCTGGGGCTGGGACACGGTCCGCCCGGTCTACGAGGCGATCGAGAACGACCTCCTCCCCGTCACCGACGACTACCCGCTCACGCCCATCCAGGAGAGCATCCTCACCGCCTACGGCCAGGAGGGCGTGCCGCGGAACCCCGATTACAACGCGGGCGCCCTGGACGGCGCCTCGCAGGAGCAGATCACCGCGCGGGACGGCCGCCGGGTCAACACCTGGATGGCGTACCTCAAGCCGGTGCGCGACGCCGTCGACATCCGCACAGGAGCCCACGTCCACTCGGTCGTCCTCGAGGACGGGCGTGCGGTGGGCGTGAGATACCGGGACGCCGACGGCGAGCACGAGCTGCGCGCCGACACGGTCGTCCTCGCGGCCGGGGCCCTCGAGTCCCCGGCGATCCTGCTCCGGTCCGGCATCGGCCCGGCGGAGGAGCTCGGGGAGCTGGGCATCGACGTCGCGGTGGATTCACCGCAGGTCGGCCGCAACCTCCACGACCACCTGCTCTCGCCGGTCATCTTCACGACGACGGCCCGGGGCGTCGAACCGCCGCAGCCGGGCGTCTCGGTCACCCAGACCCATGCCTTCTGGCGGAGCCTGCCGGACCTGCCCGAGCCGGACACGCAGCCGATCCACTTCTCCGTGCCGATGTTCTCGGACGAACTCCCCGCGACGGCCGAACACGGGTTCTCGCTCATGGCAGGCATCGTCCGCCCCCGCAGCCGGGGCGCCCTGCGGATCACGGGGCCGGACCTCGACGACCCGCTGGAAATCGACCTCGGCGCCTTGCAGGACCCGGAGGACGTGCGGTCCCTGGCCGCCTCGGTCCGGCAGATGCGCAGGGTCGGGCGTCAGGCGGCCCTCGCCGGGGAGTGGGGCGCCGTCGAGCTGTATCCGGGCCCCGAGGTGGCCGATGAGGAGGTGGAGGACTATGTGCGCCGCACCGCCATCACGTACCACCACCAGGTGGGGACGTGCCGGATGGGATCGGACGCCGAGGCCGTGGTGGACGCCCGGCTCCGGGTGCGCGGCGTGGGCGGGCTGCGGGTCATCGACGCCTCGGTCATGCCGACCATCACCACCGGGAACACCAATGCGCCGGCCGTCATGATCGGCGAGCGCGGCGCGGCCCTGCTGCTGGAGGACCTCCGGGCGGCGCAGCTGCAAGGCTGA